TCAGCCGGTGCGCCAGCCCGTTGGCCCGCCGGTCGAGTTCACGGTAGCTCAGCTCCCGGCCGTCGTAGCTCACCGCGACGGCGTCGGGTGTGCGCGCCGCGGCGGCGGCGACCATCTCGTGCAGACCGGCCGGAGCATCCGGGTAATCGACCCGGGTCTGGTTCCAGGACTGCAGCTTTGCCCGCTCGGCGTCGGTGAGCAGCGGCAAGCGCGACACCGGAGCGTCGGCGGCCCCGGGCTGTACCAACCCGGCCAGCAGCAAGCCGAAGTGCTGCGCCATCGACTCGATGGTGGCGGCGTCGAACAGGTCGGTGTTGTACTGCAGCGCGAGTTGCAGCGCGTCGTCCTGCTCACCGACCTGCATGGTGATGTCGAACGGTGAGCCGCCCTGGCCGATGTGCAGGGTCTCCAGGGGCAGCACCCCCGCGCCGGAGGCACCGTCGTCGAACAGCCGAACCTGCTGCCAGGCGAAGGACACCTGGAACAGCGGGGTGCGCCCGGCGTCGCGGGCCGGTCGCAGTCGCTCGACGAGCAGCGGCAGCGGGTAATCCTGATGCGCGATGGCGCCCAGCACGGTGTCTTTGACCTGGCCCAGCAGCGCAGCGAAGCTCGGGTCCTCGCGCACGTCGACGCGCAGTGGCAGCGGGTTGGTGACGTAGCCGACCATGCCCATCAGGCCGGCCCGGTCGCGGCAGGCGAACGGTGAACCGATGATCAGGTCGTCCTGACCGCTGTAGCGGTGCAGCAGCACCGCGTAGGCGGCCAACAGGGTCATGTAGGGCGTCGCGCCGACCGCCCGCCCCACTTGCTTCAGCCCGGCGGTCACCTGCGCGTCGACGCTGAACCGGTGCAGCGCACCGTCGTAGGTCTGCACGGCCGGTCGCGGCCGATCGGTGGGCAGCGCCAGCGTCGGCAGCTCACCGCGCAGCGTCTCGCGCCAGTGCTCCCACAGCCGTTCGCCGTCGGGCCCGGCCAGCATCCGGGTCTGCCGCGCGGCGTAGTCGACATACCGGTCGGCGGGCGGCCCCGCCGGCGGCGTGGGGGCGGTGGCGCCGTGCTCGGCGGCGTACAGCGCACGCAGCTCGTTGAGGATGATGTCGATGGACCAGAAGTCCACCGCGATGTGGTGCACCGTCAGCAGCAGCACGTGGTCGTCCGGCCGCTGCAGCAGCGTCAGCCGCAGCACCGGGCCGGTGCGCAGGTCGAACGGCCGGTCGGTCTCGGTCTGGATCCACTGCTCGAGTTCGGCCGCGTCCGCACCGATGCGATGGGTGGCGATCCGCACGGGCCAGTGCGGGTGGACCAGCCCGACCGGCTGGCCGTCCCGTTCGGTGTAGGTGGTCCGCAGCATCGGGTGCCGGTCCACCAAGGCCTGGGCGGCCCGCTCGAGGGCACCCACGTCGAGTCGGCCGCCGATGCGTCCCGCGTAGGCGACGGTGTAGGCGGCGCTGTCGGGAGCGAGCCGGTGCACGAACCACATTGACCGCTGCCCGTAGGACAGCTCGTGTTCGGACGCCGCGTTCTGCGCTTTGGCCATCAGCAGCTGCGTCAGCAGTTCGCGCTTCTTCTCCGGCGACAGGCCGGAGATGTCGAGGGGCGGCTCGGGTCGGTCCGTCATCGGCTACCCCCCATCCTTGGCATGCTCGCCGTCGGCAAGCATCTTCTGCAGCAGCGCGTCCACCGCGTCGTCGGAGAGGTCGGACACCTGCGACAGCAGTTCCGTCTCCTGCGCCGTCGTTTCCGGCGAGACGGCCGGCTCGGGCGCTGCCGGCCCCGCCGCACCGGCCCGGGAGTCCAATTGCTCACCGAGCCAGGCCGACAGGCTGGCCACGCTCGGCCCATCCAGCAGCCGGGCAACGGGAACGACGATACCGAGTTCACGCTCCACCTGGATGCGAAGTTCCAGGGTGATCAGCGAATCGACTCCGAGACTGTTCAACGGCGCCGCGATGTCCAGGCCGGCCGGGGCCAGACCCAGCTTGCCGGCGACCAGATCACGCAGGTAGGTCTCCAGCAGCCGCCGGCGCTCCTGCGGATCGGCGGCCTGCACCGTCTCGAACAGACCGCTTCCTATCGCCGCGTCCTGCGGCCCACCGGGGACCTGCAGATCCCGCAGCAACGGCGACTGCGCGCTGGGACGCCAAAGCGCCCAGTCGATGTCGAGCACCATGACCTGCGGTGCCAGCTCCCCGGAGCCGGCCAGCAGAGCGGTCAGCGCCGCGAAGTAGTCCTGTGCCGGCATGCCTTCGACGCCGTAATGCGAGAAGTGGCGGTGCAGCTCGGAGTTGGTGAACATGCCCAGCCCGGCCCACGGGCCGAAGTTGACGCTGAGCGCCGGTTGGCCGGACGCCCGCCGGTGCCAGGCCAGCGCATCCAGGAAGGCGTTCGCGGCCCCGTAGTTGGCGGCCCCGGGCGAACCCAGCACCGACGCCGCCGAGGAGAACAGCACGAAGAAGTCCAGCTCCGCACCGGCGGTCAGCGTGTGCAGGTTCCAGGCGCCCTGCACCTTGGGCGCCATCACCTCCCGCAGCTTGGCCGCGTCCAGGCGGGCCAGGATCGCGTCGTCCACCGTGCCGGCGGCGTGCACCACGCCGCGCAGCGGCGGCATCGTCGCGGCGATGGTGGCGAGCACCGCGGCGACGTCGTCGGCCTTGGTGACGTCGCCCCGCGCGACCGTCACCTGGGCACCGGCCGCACGCAGCGCCGCCAGCGTCGCCTCCGCCGTCGCCGACGGGGCGCCGCGGCCCATCAGGACCAGATGGCGCGCACCGCGCTCGAGCAGCCAGCCGGCCACCTCGCCGCCGACCGCACCGAGGCCGCCGGTGACCAGGTAGGTGGCCTGGTCTCCGAGCGTGAACGCGCCCGGCTGCCCGGAGGTCTCCCGGTAGGGCTCCAGCCGGGCTACGTAGCGCCGGTGCCCGCGCAGCGCCACGTCGGTCTCACGGTCGTCCGACCAGATCTCGCCGAACAGGCCCCGCAGTTCTTCGGGACCGCCGTCGGCGGACAGGTCGACGCCGGTGGCGCGAAACTCCGGGTGCTCGTGGTCGATGCTGCGGCCCAGCCCCCAGACCGGGGCCTGCCCGACCGACAGTCCGGCGGATCCGTTGTCGCCGGCCGGCTGCGCCCCGCGGGTCACCAGCCACAACCGCGGTGATTCCGGCCAGCCGGCCAGCGTCAGCGCCTGGATCAGATGCACCACGCTCAGCGTGCCGACCGTCGTCGCCGTCTCCAGCGATTCGATGCCGGTGTTCGCCGGCGAGGCGTCCAGCAGGTTCCACAGGTGCACCACGCCACGGCACGGCGGCCGGTCACCGCCGAACGCCGCGCGCAACAGCTCACCGAAGTGTTCGGGCCGGCCCGGGTCGAGCCGGTAGCTGTCGGCGCTGACCCGTTCGATCTCGGCGAGCCCGACGACCGGTTCCACCAGCACACAGGACTGGGCCTGCGCCTCGAGGTGGTCGCGCAGCGTGTCGGCCACCGAGCCGTCGGACAGGATCAGCCAGCTGCCGGGTTCGGCGGGCCGGCCCTCGGACCGGCCGCCGCCGTCGATGGGGAGGGAGGCGGGCTGCCAGCGCACCCGGTAGCTGCGGTCGGCCGGGTCGGCGGGAGCGGTGGTGATGGCCGGCACGCCGGACCGGCCGGCCACGATGCTCCCCGTGGCCAGCAACGACCACTCCGCACCGGCGGTGCTGCCGTAGCACTCGAAAGCGTCATCGGCCAGGGCGAACTGCACGGTGTGCGCCGCGACCGGACCGCCGTTGAGGTTCAGCGCGCCGACCGACCGGTTGCCCGGGCCGAACGCCACCTCGACCGCCTGGCCGGCCAGCTCACCGAGCTGCTCGGCGGAGAGCGCCCCCGTGGTCACGTCGATCTCGGTCAGCACCGTGCCCGGCTGGGTGGCCGAGCGGATGGGCCCGCGCCAGCCGCCGCCGGGCACCACGGCACCGTTGTGGCGCGGCGCCGCGATGGAGCCGGCGTCCAGCCAGGAGTGCACCCGCTGCCAGGGGTAGGTGGGGGCGGGGACGCAGCGACTGCCCTCGGGGTAGATCTGCTCCCAGGCCACCGGCTGTCCCAGGGTGTAGAGGGCGCCCAGGGAGCCGAGCATGGTCGAGCGGCCGTCATCGTCGCGCCGCATCGACGGCAATAAGGTGCAGCTGCGCCTGAGATCCTCAACATCCTCGCGGGCCGCCGTCAGCAGGATCGGGTGCGGGCTGAGTTCGACGAAGGTGTCGTGTCCGGTCTCCAGCAGCCGCCGCAGCGCCGGCGAGAACCGCACCGGCGAACACAGGTTCGCCACCCAGTAGTCGGCGTCGAGCAGCTTCTCGCCGACCAGCTCCCCGGTGACGGTCGAGTACATCGGCACCGTCGGCGCGGTCGGCTTCAGCTTGACCAGGCTGCCGCGCAGGCCCGCACCGAGGGCCTCCATCTGCGGGCTGTGCGAAGCGACGTCGACCTCGATCCACCGGCAGAACCGGTCCCGCCGGGTCAGCTTGGCCATCAACTCTTCCAGCACCTTGCGTTCACCGGCGAGCACCGTCGACCGGTGGCTGTTGCTGGCGGCGACGGCGACCTCACGCTCGTGACCGGCGATGAGCTCCTGGGCTTCGGCCAGGGTGGTCTCGGTGACCATCATCGCGCCGCGGCCGCGCACTCCCCGCAGCATGCGGGCCCGGGCGCAGATCACCCGCGCAGCGTCCTCCAGACTCAGCGCCCCCGCCACGTGGGCGGCGGCGACCTCGCCGAGACTGTGTCCGACCACCGCGGCCGGCTCGACGCCCCAGGATCGCCACAGCGCCGCCAGCGCCACCTGAATGGCGAAGATGGTGGGCTGCAGGATGCCGATGTCGGTGAGCTTGGACCGCTCCTGCGGCTTGGCCAGTTCCTTGAGGATCGAGTGGCCCAGGTGCGGGTGCAGCGCGTTGTCGCAGGCGGCCAGGGCGTCGGCGAAGACCGGCTCGTCGGCCTGCAACCGCTGTGCCATGCCGTGCCACTGCGAGCCCTGGCCGGAGAAGATGAACGTCACACCGCGGGATCCGACGGCGCGCCCGGCTGAACAATGGCCGACCGACAGGCCGGGCCGTGACTCGCCCTGCCGGTAAGCCGACAGCGACTCGAACAACGCGGCCGGGGAGTCGCCGACCACCGCAAGCCGGTAATCGTGGTGGCCGCGGCGCGCTCCGGCGGTGTAGCAGAGGTCGGTCAGGGCCCTGCCGCCCCCGAGCCCGCTGGAGAACAACGCCATCTCGTACTCGCCGACCAGCGCGGTCAGCGCCTCCGGCGAGCGGGCCGAGAGTGCCAGCAACTCGGCGCGCGGCGCCGCGGTGTCGTCGGGGTGGCCGCCGCGGACCTGCGGGGCCTCGGTGAGCACGACGTGGGCGTTGGTGCCGCCGAACCCGAACGAGCTGACCCCGGCGATCGCCCGGCTGCCCGCCGGCCACGGGGTCAGCGTCTGCACCACCTCCAACGGCAGACGGTCGAATCCGATGTGCGGGTTGGGCTCGGTGTAGTTCAGGCTGGCCGGGATCTGCCGGTGCTGCAACGCCAGCGCCACCTTGATCAGGCCGGCAACACCGGCCGCCGCCTCCAGGTGCCCGATATTGGTCTTGACCGAGCCCACCAGGCAGCGGCTGCCCTGCGGGCGGCCCTCGGCCAGCACGGTGCCCAGCGCGTTGGCCTCAATGGCGTCACCGATCGAGGTTCCGGTGCCGTGCGCCTCGACGTACTGGACCGCACCGGCCGGCAGGCCCGCCCGGCGGAACGCCTCGGTGAGCACGCCCTCCTGGGCCCGCCCGCTGGGGGCGATCAGGCCGTTGGTGCGGCCGTCGGAGTTGGTGGCGCTGCCCCGGATCACCGCGTAGATCGGGTCGTTGTCCTCCAGTGCCCGGCTCAACGGCTTGAGCACCACCACGCCGGCGCCCTCACCGCGCACATAGCCGTCGGCGTCGGCATCGAAGGTCTTGCACCGGCCGTCGGGGGCCATCACCCGGGCCTTGGAAAAGTTGATCGCCAGGGCCGGCGACAGGATCACGTTCACCCCGGCGGCCAGCGCCATGCTGCACTCGCCGTCGCGCAGGCTGCGGCATGCCAGGTCGACGGCCACCAGCGACGACGAGCACGCGGTGTCGACCGACAGGCTCGGG
This is a stretch of genomic DNA from Mycolicibacter terrae. It encodes these proteins:
- a CDS encoding type I polyketide synthase, with the translated sequence MSGPDETVHTLRTLVDLLAQRARERGDKPAFTFSRDGDEHETSQVTYRELDLRARQIATDLQRQGASGQRVLVLCPPGLDFIASFFGCLYAGAIAIPVHPPMREHLIGRVESIIGDVQPGFALTTAEIEPRIKPAIDGLPGGQALQWSITDSYPPGSEAAWVAPQIDGDSVAMLQYTSGSTSAPKGVVLTHGNLVHNLLTIAEAWNPPHHSEITGVFWLPPYHDMGLIGGLLETLYVGGTSVLMPPTAFIKRPMRWLEAISRHRATITAAPNFAFDMCVELSSPQERAALDLSNWTVALCGAEPVRTATLEGFAEAFAPAGFRAESFYPVYGLAEGTLLVSGGSDSPLPLVQNVDRVALGDNRVVAVSADDPNVATLVGCGKPRGGQRVIIVDPDTRRECAADRVGEIWVAGGSVAHGYWGAPELSAETFAATLSDSGEGPFLRTGDLGFIHSGELFVTGRRKDLIIIRGTNHYPNDIELTVQNTNPGLLRGRGAVFSIAPEPGAAEQLVVVQEVDPSRLSGAAADEAMQVIRTAITENHSVRTHSVVLVQPLQLPTTSSGKIQRSACKQRYLDGELPVVAVWPPAAPEPTEPPAQAEPEPAPTVAAGSGKRGAAEISAWLVDRLSGELELPAAEIDPAKPFAFYGLDSIHAVRLSTALEQWLGCELAPTIAYEYPSIDILSQHLARSKTLAAETPAAGPAGERPERPAADEPIAIVGIGCRFPGADGPEAFWRLLSGGVDATSEVPADRWDVDAFYNPDPSVPGTAVTRRGGFLGQVDQFDFQFFGISPRESAQMDPQQRLLLEVAWEALEDAGQVPDALAGSRTGVFVGISTNDYGFLRLGQPQLVDAYTGTGNALSIAANRLSYTFDFHGPSLSVDTACSSSLVAVDLACRSLRDGECSMALAAGVNVILSPALAINFSKARVMAPDGRCKTFDADADGYVRGEGAGVVVLKPLSRALEDNDPIYAVIRGSATNSDGRTNGLIAPSGRAQEGVLTEAFRRAGLPAGAVQYVEAHGTGTSIGDAIEANALGTVLAEGRPQGSRCLVGSVKTNIGHLEAAAGVAGLIKVALALQHRQIPASLNYTEPNPHIGFDRLPLEVVQTLTPWPAGSRAIAGVSSFGFGGTNAHVVLTEAPQVRGGHPDDTAAPRAELLALSARSPEALTALVGEYEMALFSSGLGGGRALTDLCYTAGARRGHHDYRLAVVGDSPAALFESLSAYRQGESRPGLSVGHCSAGRAVGSRGVTFIFSGQGSQWHGMAQRLQADEPVFADALAACDNALHPHLGHSILKELAKPQERSKLTDIGILQPTIFAIQVALAALWRSWGVEPAAVVGHSLGEVAAAHVAGALSLEDAARVICARARMLRGVRGRGAMMVTETTLAEAQELIAGHEREVAVAASNSHRSTVLAGERKVLEELMAKLTRRDRFCRWIEVDVASHSPQMEALGAGLRGSLVKLKPTAPTVPMYSTVTGELVGEKLLDADYWVANLCSPVRFSPALRRLLETGHDTFVELSPHPILLTAAREDVEDLRRSCTLLPSMRRDDDGRSTMLGSLGALYTLGQPVAWEQIYPEGSRCVPAPTYPWQRVHSWLDAGSIAAPRHNGAVVPGGGWRGPIRSATQPGTVLTEIDVTTGALSAEQLGELAGQAVEVAFGPGNRSVGALNLNGGPVAAHTVQFALADDAFECYGSTAGAEWSLLATGSIVAGRSGVPAITTAPADPADRSYRVRWQPASLPIDGGGRSEGRPAEPGSWLILSDGSVADTLRDHLEAQAQSCVLVEPVVGLAEIERVSADSYRLDPGRPEHFGELLRAAFGGDRPPCRGVVHLWNLLDASPANTGIESLETATTVGTLSVVHLIQALTLAGWPESPRLWLVTRGAQPAGDNGSAGLSVGQAPVWGLGRSIDHEHPEFRATGVDLSADGGPEELRGLFGEIWSDDRETDVALRGHRRYVARLEPYRETSGQPGAFTLGDQATYLVTGGLGAVGGEVAGWLLERGARHLVLMGRGAPSATAEATLAALRAAGAQVTVARGDVTKADDVAAVLATIAATMPPLRGVVHAAGTVDDAILARLDAAKLREVMAPKVQGAWNLHTLTAGAELDFFVLFSSAASVLGSPGAANYGAANAFLDALAWHRRASGQPALSVNFGPWAGLGMFTNSELHRHFSHYGVEGMPAQDYFAALTALLAGSGELAPQVMVLDIDWALWRPSAQSPLLRDLQVPGGPQDAAIGSGLFETVQAADPQERRRLLETYLRDLVAGKLGLAPAGLDIAAPLNSLGVDSLITLELRIQVERELGIVVPVARLLDGPSVASLSAWLGEQLDSRAGAAGPAAPEPAVSPETTAQETELLSQVSDLSDDAVDALLQKMLADGEHAKDGG